From a region of the Salvelinus alpinus chromosome 2, SLU_Salpinus.1, whole genome shotgun sequence genome:
- the LOC139550776 gene encoding secreted protein C-like has translation MIHGTKPPVMIHGPKPVVMIHGTKPPVIIHGPEPPVMIHGTHGASSDDPWHEASSDDPWPGAFSENPGHEASSDDPWPGACRDDPRHGSSSDGPLSGACSDGPQSGASSDGPQSGASSNGPQSGASSDDLQFRASSDDLQSRASSGGLQSRASSGGSQSRASGDDPRSGSSGNDPRSGVSGGDLWSGSTEAEG, from the coding sequence atgatccatggcacgaagcctccagtgatgatccatggcccgaagcctgtagtgatgatccatggcacgaagcctccagtgatcatccatggcccggagcctccagtgatgatccatggcacgcacggagcctccagtgatgatccatggcacgaagcctccagtgatgatccatggcccggagcctttAGTGAAAATccagggcacgaagcctccagtgatgatccatggcccggagcctgtagggACGATCCAAGGCACGGATCCTCCAGCGATGGTCCCCTGTctggagcctgcagcgacggtccccagtccggagcctccagcgacggtccccagtccggagcatccagcaacggtccgcagtccggagcctccagcgacgatctgcagttcagagcctccagcgacgatctgcagtccagagcctccagcggtggtctgcagtccagagcctccagtggGGGTTCCCaatccagagcctccggcgatgatccacggtccggttcctctggcaacgatccacggtccggagtctccgGCGGCGATCTGTGGTCCGGTTCCACGGAAGCGGAGGGATGA